DNA sequence from the Leptospira limi genome:
GTCGGATCAAAGCCATCCAACTCGCAAGCCAAATCCAAATACCAGCTTTACTCAATATTAATTTTCTCCCCAATGCTGTGTACCAACCGGAGACCTGTATCCGCACCACTTTAGAAGCAAGTCGTGAATATAATTTTCCATTGAACCGATTGGTCTTCGAACTAACTGAGGGAGAAGAAGTCCAAGACCACAATCATATTATCAATATCTTTAAAGCCTACCAAAAATATGGGTTTTTGACTGCGATTGATGATTTTGGATCAGGGTATTCGGGTCTGAACCTCCTGGCCAAATTCCAACCAGATCTTATCAAATTGGATATGGAACTCATTCGAAATATCCATACCAATTCCGTTGCCAGAAAACTCACAAAAGCCATCGCAGATGTTTGTCATGAGATAGGGATTCTC
Encoded proteins:
- a CDS encoding EAL domain-containing protein, with the translated sequence MRPSFPEAQLIDTPNGKVPKLYSCAECRSGAGLDFAFSMAFQPIIDWNQKKIYSHEALVRGTQGESAYSILSKVNQTNRYQFDQSCRIKAIQLASQIQIPALLNINFLPNAVYQPETCIRTTLEASREYNFPLNRLVFELTEGEEVQDHNHIINIFKAYQKYGFLTAIDDFGSGYSGLNLLAKFQPDLIKLDMELIRNIHTNSVARKLTKAIADVCHEIGILVIAEGVETVEELKVLVDMGIHLYQGYLFSKPAFESAGEIQFPSLS